The sequence ccagaggcttcttcagccttcagctcttcagtgcaGGAATTCAGTGCTCCAGggctcattaacattcagaacacATTAAGAAGCCaagcctctgggaataatttgatttatgtTTTCAAATCCTTTGTGGTTGGTTAGGTGGATTCCATTAGTGTAATtgaaatgaattaattttatttacacaggGAGTGAGGAACCATTTTTTAGGtcccattttgattttttagttAATACATTGATATGTGCAATCTCCAATTGACACTGAATCCAAGTACCTCCTCATGCAGTTTGAATAGATACGAAAATAAAGACCCTTtatggctgacaatccatcagactctgtccctaccctcaccccaccatttcccccatcccagccctggcactcagagcagccttgtgcaaatctgagctccctccagcccaggctgcacctgcaggtttcagctccttggctccaactcccacctgctttccttggagaaggagctgccccagacacagagggatgttcatttattgccagccaacaaagcctggggaaggcacagctccatccaatgcaaaagtcattcctctgctggctattaaatccagacagtctcagagcagtggaaaacaccttctgtgcccagcacagatcccaaggtcccccaaaaccttccctgccccaattctgcccagatttgctctttgcacacacaagtcacaggctgaagtcaggagctgcctccatgcccagagggaggaaaagagggaaagtggatgaagagctctcctgtgcagagccaaggtccaagtgcagcccctgcagtgggaaccacaactcatcaggtttgtgtcctttgggctcagggatggtgacactcagaggcacagaaaggtttcttgccaacGAACAAAAGTTAAACATTTGATCAGTGTAATAACCATTtcagctcttccctcagctctctgtgatgcccagcagcatctgacatgtccctCATCCGCAGGGGATTTCTGTACAGGAACAGTTTTAGACAAAGACATAGGAAATGGTAATTCTGTGATGGATATAAACACAATAAGATATCATTCATATTTATTCTAACTTCAGAAAGATAGGGTCATTCCGTGTTGTTCAAAGCATGAATCGAGTCACTTGAGAGGCCCTTGAATGACCAAAGAGCACCTAGAGGAAGAAATCTGGGGGCAACAGTTGGGACATAGAACCAGCTGGTCTGGTGAAGAGATGCCCTAAGACATGACCATTTCAACAGGAGAACTGGAAACCCCTGAAGAAAGGGGGAGATGGTACAAAGAGAATACTGGTGATTCAAGAAGATGGGAAGATCAGTATTGCTTCTGTTTCCTCAACAGTACACctccaggaaattcctgttactggtggggaaaactttgatattttttaaaagtagtgAACTGACCCAGACAATAAAAATGTCCTTGTATAACAAGAAATGTACAAGTATTAATACCTGTgtccctttccaggcagacatcagctgtgtgcccatgaacaggcagtgccacttgtgccctgaggtgccgagctgggattggatctctcagagaggagttgagggagagcagagcaccttgcaagctgcaggtccctgccagccccacagtgctcctgtgccatcaacatctgctctgctccagtctggaacagggcccagcacggtgccgggaccatcagagagctgaggtttgtgctggaattccatgccctccccatggcacagcagccctgcatttccctgctccagccttggtctccagcacagccatggaggctctttaggctcctgagtgttcctgcagcccccaagggcagctgagctctgccttgggcacagacagccctggccagcgcaggccatgctcagcaattccttgtctgtgcctggccttgctgccagccccggcagcggctgcgtggcccctctgtggccctgtgctggcccagccatggtgccacagcccctgtgcagcccagcccaggacaggagcattgcggctgggaacggcccctgtgccgtggggccctgggcagccttggggctctgtgccccatggcctccctgctgggcagcctctgccagctcctgccgagcccgtggcacctgtggggctgcacagacagccctgcccgggctctgccggcctcggggccagcagagaggcggccagggctggccatggccgggaacaggccctgagccccgcaggaggatggagctgggccacagccaaactcagcccagggcagagctgggctcagcagccagggctgcccagggctggcacagacagaggctggcgctgacaaatgtcctgggcccctccctgctctgtccatgccccaagggcacagagcagcctcctctctggggctcttgcctgttttcaatgcctgcccaggcgctggccctgccccacaaggcctgggctgagtcctgcccctgcccgctcagccaggctgagatggacactgatggtttctgtgccaggctctcccagcccagcccagctccctgccagctctgccagctgccctgagctctgggcagcaccaagggcctctccccagcacagcccagccggctctggccccacagctctgctcagcccaggctgctctgggcactgccccacggcctcagcccctgccaagggcacagcagcagctgcagctcagccaggactcagccccaccatgggggaaggggcttggccaaggccaaaggagctccctgcctgccctgctcccctctgcctgaggtgctgagagctctgcagcccctcctgccatcccatctgcccaggccagcacaagagccccggccctggggccctccagagctgctcctgctccaggcccagggcccatcccagagctggggcagccacaaagctgtgcccatttctgctcattggtgctctgatggggatgcatcCTCAGCCACTTGGGGGTTGCTgatgaattttactgctccagaggccttttctttcttcagctctttagttcaggaattcagtgagaATAGCTCATAAATATTTGTTCAAAATGCGCGAAAAAGAAAAGCTCCTGGGAATATATTAAGTTTTCAATACTTCTCTGGTTAATGAAACAGATTTCGGAAGTGTATTCAAAGTCAATATACTGTATTGAAAACAATGCTTAGAGACCagttttgtcctgttttcttttcctttttatacatttatatCAGCAGTGTCCCAATTGATACTGACCCCCTGCACCTCCTATTGCAGTCTGAActgatatgaaaatcaagactcTTCATGTCTGACAATCAATAACActttgtccccagtccctccccacAATATTCTGAGGCATTTCTGAGACCCACAGGAATCAATGACTCTGAGAACGGAGGGAAATATTGTTATTCTGTGgtgccccatggaaccaagggaccctggtgacactgcaggatcTCGTGCCGCCAGGGCTCCATTTTGATactgcagcaccaaggaattcCTTGTGGCATTCTGAGGCTGCATCGAACCAAGAGGCCACTGTGACCTTgcagggccttgtggaaccatgcagagctttgtgacagagcaggacctcATGTCATGATGGGGCCACTGTgagcctgcagggctccagtgaCCCAAGAGGCCTGAACTGCTCCTCAGGGACTCATGGAATGAATGAAACATGTTTGACACCGTGGTGGCTcttgggaccaagaggccattgtgacaatgtgggaccaaggagagcattgctgccctgccagacctcatggaaccaaggatccaccGTGACACTTCAGGGCCTTGGGGGACCACTGTGACATTGTGAGAGTGAGGGGCCCAAAgatccaagggactttgtgacaccaaggggtcccatggaaccaaagggacattgtgacactgggaggcctcatggaatcatggagaccattgggacactctggggactCATGGAACCATGGTGGCACCAAGCTGTATgtgagtgttgatctgctggagggtaggagggctctgcacagggccctggacaggctggatccagggcccaaatccaacaaggtgaggtttaacaagtccaagtgccgggtcctgcactttggccacaacaacccctgcagcactacaggctggggacagagtgtctggacagcagccaggcagaaagggacctgcagggactgatggacagcaggctggacatgagccagctgtgtgcccaggtggccaagaaggccaatggctcctggcctggatcaggaattgtctggccagcaggagcagggaagtgattcttcccctgtgcttggcactggttgggcagcaccacgagtgctgtgtccagttctgggccctccAATTTAGgcaggacatggaggggctggagcatgtccagagaagggaaacaaggctggggagaggtctggaacacaagtcctgtgaggagcagctgagggagctggggttgtttttcctgaaaaagaGGAGGCTCAGAAGAGACAAGACAGTgtcagggcacaggttggacttgatgacctccaaggtcttttccaaccttacggattctgtgattcccttgAAACCACCCTTGCAGCagttgcaggaggagccctgggcctcctcttcagaagctccagcagcccaggtccctcagcttctcctcacagccccaaagcccatcctgtcagtcctgcagagcctctgcagctcctcctcactgcccagaacagggagccccacagccagacacagcagcccagatgtgcccccctggcctggggtgcctctggcaagggagcagcaccaggcactgcaggagcctgcagacaattcctgcagcatttgtgggatgatcctgctccccaagggctgttcccatggtgccaagtcaggaactgcaatggggagtggggccagagaggaaagggcaaacagggatgggctgtgtgcaggggagggaacagggcagggcaagaggaagaaatttgtagcaggaagagtaaagaaataaaggggaaactaaggaaatgctcagggcagtttgggggtggctgccaggcagctctggctctgagcagcagcgtctgcagtgggacaggaaactcccagctgatgggaacaaatttctggctggctgcagaggccaggacaaagctgagtggattccctggtgtcccccagcccttcctggccccaggggctgatggcatttgtgctgcctcaggttcatgtccccacagcaccagcataGGGGTGCTCCcgcctgctgtgtgcaatgcaaacaggggctgctgacATTTGTTTGTGGAcaacattaaaatgtaaaacaaagaaaaagaatctcCATAAGGAAAACAACAAGAAATATCAAAGTTTACTTGTATTACAAGTGTtttgcagaaattggccagcagtttaatgttcctgaaagcaccagtcatcagtctccacACTGCAGACTTGAGCTCCttgttcctcaggctgtagatgagggggttcagggctggaggcactaccgagtacagaactgtcAGGGCCAGATCCTGAGAttgggaggagatggaggggggcttcagTTGAGCAAATATGCCAGTGCTGACAAACagggagaccacagccaggtgagggaggcaggtggaaaaggctttgtgccgtccctgctcagaggggatcctcagcacagccctgaagatctgcacataggagaaaacaatgaacacaaaacaaccaaatacCAAACAGGCAGTAAAagcaagaagcccaagttccctgagggaggaattggagcaggagagcttgaggatctgtgggatttcacagaagaactggcccagggcattgccatggcacaggggcagggaaaatgtactggctgtgtgcagcagagcattgagaaaggcactggcccaggcagctgctgccatgtgggcacaagctctgctgcccaggagggtcccgtagtgcaggggtttgcagatggacacgtagcagtcgtagcacatgatggtcaggaggaaatACTCTGATCCAAGGAAGAAGATAATCAGAAAAACCTGtacagcacatcctgtgtaggagatggtgctggtgtcccagagggaattgtgcatggctttggggacagtggtgcagatggagcccaggtcgctgagggccaggttgagcaggaagaagaacatgggcgtgtgcaggtggtggccgcaggctacggcgctgatgatgaggccgttgcccaggagggcagccagggagatgcccaggaagaggcagaagtgcaggagctgcagctgccgcgtgtctgccagtgccagcaggaggaagtggctgatggagctgctgttggacatttgctgtggctgcacatgggcacctgttcatggagaaaggacagtgacAAGTCAGGAGAGACTGCTTGGagacaaacctgggccattccctgcacaCTGTCCTGCTGagactcacccacccttgttcctgctctgggaaaaccttcacccaggtccctgcctgagctccagttgtgctggctgaatGTGCCAGGAGCATCCAGGGCTGTGCGTGGGGGCACtcaaggagccatccctgccctgctgccctgggtttgtggccatgtggcagagggacaaggctggatattcaggagtTGTCAGGGGAATTGCTCCTACTGCAGAAATgcttggtaccatctgcactcACACTTCTAAAGGACATGGAGAGCAGGAAAGAATTTTTGCCATTATTTTCTTACCGACACATTATTGCTCgctctctgaggtcagaaatccccatcattcctgctgcactcagagtttgccactgagagatgtgagaggcaaaggatttcctgtggctgagggaagatGACGGGCTGGATGGGTTTGTTCCCCCAgaactgctctgctcagccccctctgcttccctgagcatctccctgggcctggacatcccctcctgagaggtgccttgtccctgccagcgctcacagagcccatcccaccctgtgtgcccttggcccggccctacagaaacctgtctgtgtgcagggccctggctggggcaggctctgtgtgcagctgggcaagggcagctcaggagagccctgctgggccctgcagaggtgatgctgctgctgcccagggctgaggagtggctaaaggccctttgggaggctcccagcagagacactgaccacccaaagtcacagttctggagtctctgtaaatgttcaaacattcctttgatgatcctgtgtgttcctttcaactcagaatgttctgtgattctgggattacaatttctgttctgcttctctcaaccCCCTGCTGCTGATAATCAAAAGACAAAAGAAGAACCCTTGgaacagtgttagaacagtaaagTAAAAAGCAGACATTTATTGGAAgtttccaggtgtcccagtgaggatgaggaacacccagcccctgatttcaaaAGTTCATTAAAATCAattaattaggatatttaacaggaacgtccaataggagattcagttgccccaATTCCACACCCCTGGCTCAACACATTGCAGTAAGTCCGAGGACTTCTTTGCCCCAGTTTTAGTTATGACTATTCACATTGTGGtcaaataacaaaatattcttCTTGTAGACACTCTTCCTGATAATAAGActatacagtatttcaggaatgtatttagACAGTCAATTTATTGTactaaaatctaagagaaagGTAGGAAACATACTAGTGTCAGCAAAGATTACAGTTACATAAGTACATAATAGTAGTTTGATAAAGCTAATGAAGAGTTTAATGAAGCTAAGTAAGGATTATagttttataattataaaatattaacttACAGAGCTAcagtatatgaaaaatgtataaaaagcaaaaatctttacGTCACCACCCCAACATTCCCATCCTGCACCAAGCAGGAAATAGAAACACTCccaggaaagctcctgatctttacagcaatcccaggcttaccttctttgggaagtgtcccccggagctgtgcccaggctggtctggagctgggagcagccctgccccagccagcccctctcagcagcagcacctgccctgctcagggtggctccttccccccacagctcctggccagcgctgggagcagctccagggccggctgagagctgtccctggcaggcagcagagtccctggcccagcacagcgccctgggctgcaggaccctgctctgcaggacagccctgggcacccctggctgctctgcacaggagatgagcagagaatgcactcacagggtctgtgggcattggcatgttccagctttaggagatctctccaggagctgcagctgcattgtcctgcagccagaggttcctgtgccaagggctggcagtgattctgccccaggcacttctcagccccttcccagccctgactgattgaagctctctgtgcctctgtgctgtgcccgggctggctgcaggcagtgccctagccctgctgggctgggagaagagctgctcagcaagagaaatgtgcttttgaagctctgcttggttaccaggatcaccctctgtgccagaagcccggcccagctcagcagcacagacacagcacaagaaCTTTAATGAGCCTCTGGAGTTTTGTGCTCAgaccctgaacatcaggccctgagagggagctgcagaaacctctcctgAACTCCAAGTCGGAATCCaattccaaagtttcttggacttttaatgggtcccactgagagacacgactgagaaagtgtccccaggccccaggcagagcagagaactggaggcactgatgccaggtggggacaaagagaagccaagtcttggtgccctggggcacagcagggtctgtgccaccaagggctgtgaggagacaccttgtcctgaggccctggggcctcctggcacagccccagccaggctgggcactgtcagcccctggtcctgccctcagcatccccccctagcccacatcccagtggcctcaaggatctgctggaaggagtccctggggagccttggtcaggaatggccctgggggctccttcatgattccagggactgcaggttttacAAAGGACTTTGGGTTTTGCTTTACCTTGGAGTCTGtgagaggtttctgcaatcatggcctccaattatcttcTTTAATTAGTCCCTGCAGAAtctttgtcagtaacaacactcagtgggctcattaatgcttcaaggtacttcagttcttttaaggtacttggtatttcccttttgatacagacTTTATGAGACAGTGCAGTCTCAGCCTcaaattatctgttttaatgagtcccttgtGTGCTTTGAATTGACACTCAGTGGAGCTCATTAATACTTTGAGATACTCAACTTTTTTGAGGTACTTTGGATTGTCCTTTCCACACTGAGAGGtatttgtgccattttgagtctctaagagatttttgtgccatcctggcctccagttctctcctccatagagtccatgaggagcctgtgttAGGGATGGACCTCAGTATGTCCCATTAATGTTTTGTGACACTTCGGGTGTTTCCTCTGACTCtgactcctggaaaggtttgtgcaatctcctctcaggctctgaggttccagggctcagctccaaatgcaccacggggatcaagcaagtcctgacaaaccatggctctgccttgatttctctcttgtctggggcagttcatcaggaagttttTGTAATGGTTTTGGTTTGCCACTATGAGATTTCTCAGCCAATGCATCAATTAGTGTGATGGGTTCTGTGTTGGCTTATTACCAGTGCtttcactagaatatacttactcatttcgtGCTGtaagataggattaggagaaaggcaaagtgggaTCAAAACTTTAAGAgtataaagaaaagtttgttaagagaaactgaaagaaatagtaataagaatcagaactaaactttcagaacacttcctctgtCTATACAatctgacaatgtaaagagacaaaacctaaaattttcagtcagtttaccagcTCTAGAACAGTCTTTCTGCAGTTCACTTAGGGAGGGAagttcctcttgttaatgttatggagacttctccacaagacaacagttatctcatggatTTTCACTTCTACAAATAGCaactgcctggagaaatctgcaatgATGAACTCCCCCCcatcttttcccaccttttcccacagctgtgcttaTGGGCCATGCGAAattatggggtattagtttcaagatgagctgtttaagagcaaaggttctcttcatctatttctgaaatcatcatgtctgggaacagaggtcttcttctctccctgagggctcAAGGTCTCATCACTCTTCTGTCTGTCTCTGTtgaaacttctcatgggatcacagctactgcaacatttgctcactttagcagggaggcctttgctgaaacaagtcatcgcCCCATACTTTTCAGTGCCttacagggaaaaagagagtctgatctatcaatgacatccttctccatagcttaaCCAGAAtattccagccccaagatcaaggcatctcctcatccctcccatctgggactcaacttccccttccctgccctcggtgtgtccatgctgctcctctgtgtgcctgccctgtgtccttttctctcactggagggaggatggcagcactggcagagtcaatatctcccggggctgcagatggttccgtgagcccggaCGGGCTCGGTGCTggcggccggagctgttttgccatggaggtttctgcagcggctgcgctggggctgtgtcaggctgggccgcgctggggcagggccaggatctcagcagccaggccagagcccagcagcagcacggccggggccgatggcttctcctgccctgcccgccggctgcgggcgaagcccaagggcggcagagccttggccgagccggcccggcccggggctgctcctggggcccggcggatcctggccgggcccgggctggcggcggggcagggctcggcagggccagatgtcagcacccgcagccacggcccggcctcggccccgcggcctcccctgccctgcccggcagccgatggcgcctggcggctccctgggaaggggcccggccccacggcaggagccgcccggccccacggccgagacagggctgggccggcctcggcacctctgtggggccagaagggagagagacccagccaggctttctcatctctaacttgtgtctgcacagaggcgtctgcagcttccttagtgctttaacagactgtcagctctcaaagctaattactgattggtttttgtcagacacagaggaaactgctagcagcttctcCCAGGACATCCCTTCCATGATGCAAAACCAccatggcagcacagagcacagagctcctttgtccATATGCAGTGGCTATGTGCCCAAGGGCTCAGAACCCCTccttgggagatctctgggccctctccaaggtgttttcaaatgaaaacattcagaTCAGAGTCTAAGAAAATCACCAGATGACAGGGCCAGCatgacctgtctgtcctggctactTTTGTGTAGGAGCATCCTTGGATACACGGAAATTGGGAGgccaaattctaattttggccatggtccctggacatgaaggCCGGTTCTTTAccacaggaatgaaggaacagtgTGCCAATGTTTCCTGGGGGAATGAGAGATGACCACCAGAGGACAAGGACAGCCAGAGCTTGCaggcttccaggaggccctgaggtgtcacaatgcccccttggtgacatgaggccctgaagggtaggaatggtctccatggttccatcaggccccacagagtcataatggtctctgggtccatgatgccccgcggtgtcaccatggccccttggttccatgggctccagtggtgccacaatgatccccttggttccatgaggtgcccacagtgtcacagtgatctccatgggaaggaaagcaccgagccccagtgtggcaggggcagccaccagaggccaatgGGAGCCAaacttgatggtactggcagattttgtctgggagcaacccttggatatagggaattttatagGTGGAATCTCAATTTTAGACATGGACACTTGGAGGAGGATGGttctttccataggaaggaaagcatggaaCACCAGCGTtagaggggcagatgaaaggcgGCCACCAGGGGCCAAGGGCAACCAGACCTCTCtttcctggtagcttttgtctgaaagcaacccttggatatagggaatttgggaggtggaagcCCAATTCCCGCAATTTCTGCATAGATAAGGACGGTTCTTTTTTCCATAGGGAGGAAAGCACTGTTGTGTTCTGCTGCAGCAAAAGGCACAACAACTGCCCCAGGCCCCAGAGTCTCAGACCTCAGGCAGACACCAATGACCAACAGGGAAAGGAAGGCAACAGGACAGGTCTTGCTTTAGAAAACTGAggattcttcattttcccagggacaTACACAAGAAACGAGGTGGTAGGGTCAACATTTTTATATTACAGGGTAGGGGTGGAGTTTAGGATCAAGGTCCAATATTAAGAGGAGCAGGAGACTGCAAAGGGGTGGATCGAGGAGGACAATCAATGGAAAAAACTACAGTGGGGACATTGCAGCACAATTTAAGCCAATAAGggtacagaaaaataagaacattctGGGGCCATTCCTCATTTGATCAGATAGGGTAGAGTGTCTTTTCCCAGGATTTCAAGGGCACACCCCACAGCGTGGAGGGGTGGAATCTTCTTTAAGTCACGCTCTCGCCGGATGCTGTGTCTGGGTAAAATCCCCACCTCCTTGGGCAGGGGCACTCTACACCTTTGgtgccattatttctttctccgGCTGTTTTatgcaatgaaataaaactccagCATCTGTGGAACCACCCTTCAATCCTTCCCAGGCTACTCCTGTTCTGTCCTCAGTCTGCacacagctgagcccagagcctgcagcctctaCGTGTTCGTTATGTGATGAAGCCTTCAAACCCCATCTTGGGAGATATTTGGGTCCTCCCTAAGgtctgtgaaaatggaaaaatagttatcaaagttattttctccCAAGTCTAGCAGTGACAGAACAATGGTAAATATCTCTAAACTGAATGAGAGTGGATTTAAAtttgttagaaggaggaaa comes from Lonchura striata isolate bLonStr1 unplaced genomic scaffold, bLonStr1.mat Scaffold_91, whole genome shotgun sequence and encodes:
- the LOC144248797 gene encoding olfactory receptor 14C36-like, with the protein product MSNSSSISHFLLLALADTRQLQLLHFCLFLGISLAALLGNGLIISAVACGHHLHTPMFFFLLNLALSDLGSICTTVPKAMHNSLWDTSTISYTGCAVQVFLIIFFLGSEYFLLTIMCYDCYVSICKPLHYGTLLGSRACAHMAAAAWASAFLNALLHTASTFSLPLCHGNALGQFFCEIPQILKLSCSNSSLRELGLLAFTACLVFGCFVFIVFSYVQIFRAVLRIPSEQGRHKAFSTCLPHLAVVSLFVSTGIFAQLKPPSISSQSQDLALTVLYSVVPPALNPLIYSLRNKELKSAVWRLMTGAFRNIKLLANFCKTLVIQYGARHFQYIPIAPSMLDPSHPRVPIYPSYLQQAPKPPPSTTNGPKSHNSLSQSHQESLKPLPALHGAERERCFDGINKEIIQVGKDLHDHPLLLDATRRKSDTAALDACGDRSPSKDISTLWPGKDLARSGLFYALTPAS